One part of the Gossypium raimondii isolate GPD5lz chromosome 1, ASM2569854v1, whole genome shotgun sequence genome encodes these proteins:
- the LOC105785889 gene encoding glycine-rich protein 2 — protein sequence MGENRMTGKVKWFDDQKGYGFISPDDGGDDLFVHQSSIRSEGFRSLADGEEVEYVVESSEGRPKAVEVTGPNGNPVRGSSRSGRGGGGGSGYGGGSGGYGGGGRRSGYGGGGGGGGGGGAGCYKCGEMGHLARECGQGGGGGGGGGRYGGGGGGGACYNCGGSGHFARDCPNSGR from the coding sequence ATGGGTGAGAATAGGATGACCGGCAAGGTGAAGTGGTTCGATGACCAAAAGGGTTATGGCTTCATATCCCCTGACGACGGCGGCGACGATTTGTTTGTTCACCAATCTTCCATCCGTTCCGAGGGTTTCCGTAGCCTTGCTGATGGTGAAGAGGTCGAGTACGTTGTCGAGTCTTCTGAAGGTCGCCCCAAGGCTGTTGAGGTCACGGGCCCCAACGGCAACCCTGTTCGTGGATCATCTAGATCCGGACGCGGCGGCGGCGGTGGTAGCGGTTATGGCGGTGGATCCGGTGGTTATGGTGGAGGAGGAAGGAGAAGCGGTTATGGTGGAGGAggcggtggtggtggtggtggaggcGCCGGATGTTATAAGTGTGGTGAGATGGGCCATTTAGCACGGGAATGTGGGCAGGGTGGCGGTGGCGGTGGCGGTGGAGGCAGATATGGCGGTGGCGGAGGCGGCGGTGCTTGTTACAACTGTGGAGGCTCTGGGCATTTCGCTAGGGATTGCCCCAACAGTGGTCGCTAA